From Longimicrobium sp., one genomic window encodes:
- a CDS encoding BamA/TamA family outer membrane protein, with protein sequence MVPIVRRSALLAAAVAAVAALAAPQAQAQYFGQNKVQYRTFDFRILRTPHFDIYFYPEEEAAARDASRMAERWYARYSRILDHEFEARQPVILYASSPEFQQTSALQGEIGEGTGGVTEVFKQRVILPFAGPYAETDHVLGHELVHAFQYDITGLGRAGGGLEAAAARFNAPLWFIEGMAEYLSIGPVDPNTAMWLRDAALTNNLPTQGQLNYDPRFFPYRWGQALWAYIGGRWGDAAIGQILKQVGQGVPYEDAFTRILNSDLDQIIKDWHDSIRRTYLPLLTQQREARETATPLVVSRDRRGGYNVSPSVSPDGRQFAFLSTLNLLDIELYLGDAETGRVVRRLVHGTALDPHFGSLRFINSAGAWSPDQRRFAFSALRKAHDVVVLLDIQSARITREYEIPGVGEISNPTFTADGNTVVVSGLKGGISDLYAVDLNTGQTRQLTNDKAAQMQPAFSPDGRTLAYVTDAGTDVTALTYGNYRLAVMDWASGQTRVLAGTEAGKNINPQWARDGSGLYFISDRTGIANVYRTDLNGGSLTQVTKLFTGVSGITNLSPAISSATRADRLVFTVYEHNSYNIYTIANPAQLAGTAPETPQLAANGEPLPSLLPPSPRPVEPAYNRVYALIHDPVFGRPEPEAPATYAVAPYRPRLSLDYLGQPTVGAAASSGPYARGGVYGGVGGIFSDVLGYHTIYGTIQAQGQLDEIGGNVVYLNQKHRWNWGASVQRLPYIAGGVQQGFDDAGNLHDQLVVYRYFDNSAYGIVQYPFSRVQRVELAGGVRRITQDLQIRDYTYDPSGSVVIDYQESKQSLGSWNLAEGTAALVYDNALNGYTSPMVGQRYRFEFAPTIGDLHYNSVTADYRRYFLARPVTLAVRALHFGRYGRDEAVPSAVFLGYPSLLRGYGYGSVQNDCLAELESSGTGPDCDVFQALFGSRMAVGNVELRLPLIRNPVRGSVQVPPVEVFTFLDAGAAWGKLQASDGSIVTTHLNFERGLGTDLSQRGFLTSGGVGARMNLFGYIIVEADYVNAFDRPTHWHWQFSFQPGF encoded by the coding sequence ATGGTCCCCATCGTCCGCAGGTCCGCGCTGTTGGCCGCCGCGGTGGCCGCAGTGGCCGCGCTCGCGGCGCCGCAGGCCCAGGCCCAGTACTTCGGGCAGAACAAGGTCCAGTACCGGACCTTCGACTTCCGCATCCTGCGGACCCCGCACTTCGACATCTACTTCTACCCCGAGGAGGAGGCGGCCGCGCGCGACGCCAGCCGGATGGCCGAGCGGTGGTACGCCCGCTACTCGCGCATCCTGGACCACGAGTTCGAGGCGCGCCAGCCGGTGATCCTGTACGCCAGCTCGCCCGAGTTCCAGCAGACCTCGGCGCTGCAGGGCGAGATCGGCGAGGGCACCGGCGGCGTGACCGAGGTCTTCAAGCAGCGCGTGATCCTTCCCTTCGCCGGGCCGTACGCGGAGACCGACCACGTGCTGGGGCACGAGCTGGTGCACGCCTTCCAGTACGACATCACCGGGCTGGGGCGCGCCGGCGGCGGGCTGGAGGCGGCGGCCGCGCGCTTCAACGCGCCGCTCTGGTTCATCGAGGGAATGGCCGAGTACCTCTCCATCGGCCCCGTGGACCCCAACACGGCCATGTGGCTGCGCGACGCCGCGCTGACCAACAACCTGCCCACGCAGGGGCAGCTGAACTACGACCCGCGCTTCTTCCCCTACCGCTGGGGGCAGGCGCTGTGGGCGTACATCGGCGGGCGCTGGGGCGACGCGGCGATCGGGCAGATCCTGAAGCAGGTGGGCCAGGGGGTGCCGTACGAGGACGCGTTCACGCGCATCCTGAACTCGGACCTTGACCAGATCATCAAGGACTGGCACGACTCCATCCGCCGCACCTACCTGCCGCTGCTGACCCAGCAGCGCGAGGCGCGCGAGACGGCCACGCCGCTGGTGGTGAGCCGCGACCGGCGCGGCGGCTACAACGTGTCGCCCTCGGTATCGCCCGACGGGCGCCAGTTCGCCTTCCTCAGCACGCTGAACCTGCTGGACATCGAGCTGTACCTGGGCGACGCGGAGACGGGGCGGGTGGTGCGCCGGCTGGTGCACGGCACGGCGCTGGACCCGCACTTCGGCTCCTTGCGCTTCATCAACTCGGCGGGCGCGTGGTCGCCCGACCAGCGGCGCTTCGCCTTCTCGGCGCTGCGCAAGGCCCACGACGTGGTGGTGCTGCTCGACATCCAGTCGGCGCGTATCACCCGCGAGTACGAGATCCCGGGGGTGGGCGAGATCAGCAATCCCACCTTCACGGCCGACGGGAACACGGTGGTGGTCTCGGGGCTGAAGGGTGGGATCAGCGACCTGTACGCGGTAGACCTGAACACCGGGCAGACGCGGCAGCTGACCAACGACAAGGCCGCGCAGATGCAGCCCGCGTTCAGCCCCGACGGCCGCACGCTGGCGTACGTGACCGACGCGGGCACCGACGTGACCGCGCTGACCTACGGCAACTACCGGCTGGCGGTGATGGACTGGGCCAGCGGGCAGACGCGCGTGCTGGCGGGGACCGAGGCGGGAAAGAACATCAACCCGCAGTGGGCGCGCGACGGGTCGGGGCTGTACTTCATCAGCGACCGTACCGGCATCGCCAACGTGTACCGCACCGACCTGAACGGCGGCTCGCTCACGCAGGTGACCAAGCTGTTCACGGGGGTCAGCGGCATCACCAACCTGAGCCCGGCCATCTCGTCGGCCACGCGCGCCGACCGGCTGGTGTTCACGGTGTACGAGCACAACTCGTACAACATCTACACCATCGCCAACCCCGCGCAGCTGGCGGGCACGGCGCCCGAGACGCCGCAGCTGGCCGCCAACGGCGAGCCGCTGCCGTCGCTGCTGCCGCCCAGCCCGCGCCCGGTGGAGCCGGCGTACAACCGGGTGTACGCGCTGATCCACGACCCGGTGTTCGGCCGTCCCGAGCCCGAGGCGCCGGCCACCTACGCGGTGGCGCCGTACCGCCCGCGGCTGTCGCTGGACTACCTGGGGCAGCCCACGGTGGGCGCGGCCGCGTCCAGCGGGCCGTACGCGCGCGGCGGGGTGTACGGCGGGGTGGGCGGCATCTTCAGCGACGTGCTGGGCTACCACACCATCTACGGCACCATCCAGGCGCAGGGGCAGCTGGACGAGATCGGCGGCAACGTGGTGTACCTGAACCAGAAGCACCGCTGGAACTGGGGCGCCAGCGTGCAGCGGCTGCCGTACATCGCCGGCGGCGTGCAGCAGGGCTTCGACGACGCGGGGAACCTGCACGATCAGCTGGTGGTCTACCGCTACTTCGACAACAGCGCCTACGGGATCGTGCAGTACCCGTTCTCGCGGGTGCAGCGGGTGGAGCTGGCGGGCGGGGTGCGGCGGATCACGCAGGACCTGCAGATCCGCGACTACACCTACGACCCCAGCGGCTCGGTGGTGATCGACTACCAGGAGAGCAAGCAGAGCCTGGGGTCGTGGAACCTGGCCGAGGGCACGGCGGCGCTGGTGTACGACAACGCGCTGAACGGCTACACCAGCCCCATGGTGGGGCAGCGCTACCGCTTCGAGTTCGCGCCCACCATCGGCGACCTGCACTACAACTCGGTGACGGCCGACTACCGGCGCTACTTCCTGGCGCGGCCGGTGACGCTGGCCGTGCGGGCGCTGCACTTCGGGCGCTACGGGCGCGACGAGGCCGTCCCCAGCGCGGTGTTCCTGGGCTATCCCTCGCTGCTGCGCGGCTACGGCTACGGGAGCGTGCAGAACGACTGCCTGGCCGAGCTCGAGAGCTCGGGAACGGGGCCAGACTGCGACGTGTTCCAGGCGCTGTTCGGCAGCCGCATGGCGGTGGGGAACGTGGAGCTGCGCCTGCCGCTGATCCGCAACCCGGTGCGCGGCTCGGTGCAGGTGCCGCCGGTGGAGGTGTTCACCTTCCTGGACGCCGGCGCCGCGTGGGGCAAGCTGCAGGCGAGCGACGGCAGCATCGTCACCACGCACCTGAACTTCGAGCGCGGCCTGGGCACCGACCTTTCGCAGCGCGGGTTCCTGACCAGCGGCGGCGTGGGCGCGCGAATGAACCTGTTCGGCTACATCATCGTGGAAGCCGACTACGTGAACGCCTTCGACCGGCCGACCCACTGGCACTGGCAGTTCAGCTTCCAGCCGGGCTTCTAA
- a CDS encoding response regulator transcription factor has product MSRILVVEDNANLAYGLTASLELEGHQVAVARDGAEGLRAARETNPDLVILDLMLPEMDGYRVLKALREEGRDVPVLILTARGAESDKVTGFRLGADDYVTKPFGLLELIARVTALLRRARPAPAEAAPAPALVTIGDIEVSPASRAVRRRGSEVALTPKEFDLLMALVRRKGGVAGRLELLAEVWGHRAAVMTRTVDMHVAQLRRKLEDDPADPRHIVTVWKAGYRIAQ; this is encoded by the coding sequence ATGAGCCGCATCCTGGTCGTGGAGGACAACGCCAACCTCGCCTACGGCCTCACCGCCAGCCTGGAGCTGGAGGGCCACCAGGTCGCGGTCGCCCGCGACGGGGCCGAGGGGCTGCGCGCGGCGCGGGAGACGAATCCCGACCTCGTCATCCTGGACCTGATGCTCCCGGAGATGGACGGCTACCGCGTGCTGAAGGCGCTGCGCGAGGAGGGCCGCGACGTGCCCGTGCTGATCCTGACCGCGCGCGGCGCCGAGAGCGACAAGGTGACGGGCTTCCGCCTGGGCGCGGACGACTACGTGACCAAGCCGTTCGGGCTGCTGGAGCTGATCGCGCGCGTCACCGCCCTCCTGCGCCGCGCCCGCCCGGCGCCCGCCGAGGCCGCGCCCGCCCCGGCGCTGGTGACCATCGGCGACATCGAGGTGAGCCCCGCCTCGCGCGCCGTGCGCCGCCGCGGCAGCGAGGTGGCGCTCACGCCCAAGGAGTTCGACCTGCTGATGGCGCTGGTGCGGCGCAAGGGCGGCGTGGCCGGGCGGCTGGAGCTGCTGGCCGAGGTGTGGGGCCACCGCGCCGCCGTGATGACCCGCACCGTCGACATGCACGTGGCCCAGCTCCGCCGCAAGCTCGAGGACGACCCCGCCGACCCCCGCCACATCGTAACCGTCTGGAAAGCCGGCTACCGCATCGCGCAGTGA
- a CDS encoding HAMP domain-containing sensor histidine kinase: protein MTLPRRSPHLAPGSAVPVALLLMLLGLSAVLAYQAADAARSEARSTERALRGYASFATWELERRADDVLRARLSASLADALAGAPTASALASDASRALAWCRCTDAVQGALRVSPDGGEMGVAAPDPAIAAWLRARGAAMAVSSSSDSIRIEAVTIGRARHLFIYRDRGDAGRRGMSGLVLDPRRLASAAFDAAYRAGGLLPGAVRAGGQRDAVAAALSTADGAFVWQSPPPSGAARDGVWVDAKIGAYPPEPLARGDVAQPLDGLFAGLVSRVSVRADAVVGAPAQGPHSRLPLLLAVFGLTMALVCVAIVQLRRQQELVQLRDDFVSGVSHELRTPLAQIRLFSDLLDSGRMTGAEQRARSVRIIAEESRRLSWLVENILHFSRAQRGAGRVQPNPVETAPLIREIVDSFAPLARTREAEFAVEADEGVVARIDPDALRQVLLNLLDNAVKYGPPGQTVRVRAELRGLALRIAVDDRGPGVPWEERTRVWEPYRRLARDAEGATGGSGIGLAVVKDLVELHGGRAGVGEAPGGGARFWVEFPYAMHAGPAPEPAAAHVAGAAR, encoded by the coding sequence ATGACCCTCCCGCGACGCTCCCCGCACCTGGCACCCGGCTCGGCCGTTCCGGTCGCGCTGCTGCTGATGCTGCTGGGGCTCTCGGCGGTGCTGGCGTACCAGGCCGCCGACGCCGCCCGCTCCGAGGCGCGCTCCACCGAGCGGGCGCTGCGCGGCTACGCCTCGTTCGCCACCTGGGAGCTGGAGCGCCGCGCTGACGACGTCCTCCGTGCCCGCCTCTCCGCCTCCCTCGCGGACGCGCTCGCCGGCGCGCCCACCGCCTCCGCGCTGGCGTCCGATGCATCGCGGGCGCTGGCCTGGTGCCGGTGCACGGACGCCGTCCAGGGCGCGCTCCGCGTCTCGCCGGACGGCGGGGAGATGGGTGTCGCCGCGCCGGATCCCGCCATCGCCGCGTGGCTGCGGGCGCGGGGCGCGGCGATGGCCGTCTCGTCATCCTCCGACAGCATCCGCATCGAGGCGGTGACGATCGGCCGCGCGCGCCATCTCTTCATCTACCGTGACCGGGGAGATGCGGGACGGAGGGGGATGTCGGGGCTCGTGCTCGATCCCCGGCGCCTCGCGTCCGCGGCGTTCGACGCTGCGTATCGCGCGGGCGGGCTCCTCCCCGGCGCCGTGCGCGCCGGCGGCCAGCGCGATGCCGTTGCCGCCGCGCTGTCGACCGCGGACGGCGCCTTCGTCTGGCAGTCGCCGCCCCCCTCCGGCGCGGCGCGCGACGGCGTGTGGGTGGACGCCAAGATCGGCGCGTATCCCCCCGAGCCGCTGGCGCGCGGCGACGTGGCGCAGCCGCTGGACGGGCTCTTCGCCGGCCTCGTCTCGCGCGTTTCCGTGCGCGCGGACGCGGTGGTGGGCGCGCCCGCGCAGGGGCCGCACTCGCGGCTGCCGCTGCTGCTGGCGGTGTTCGGGCTGACGATGGCGCTGGTCTGCGTGGCCATCGTGCAGCTGCGCCGGCAGCAGGAGCTGGTGCAGCTGCGCGACGACTTCGTCTCGGGCGTTTCGCACGAGCTGCGCACGCCGCTGGCGCAGATCCGCCTCTTCTCCGACCTGCTGGACTCCGGCCGCATGACCGGCGCCGAGCAGCGCGCGCGCTCCGTCCGCATCATCGCCGAGGAGTCGCGTCGCCTCTCGTGGCTGGTGGAGAACATCCTCCACTTCTCCCGCGCCCAGCGCGGCGCCGGGCGTGTGCAGCCTAATCCGGTCGAAACCGCGCCGCTCATCCGCGAGATCGTCGATTCCTTCGCGCCGCTCGCCCGCACCCGCGAGGCGGAGTTCGCGGTGGAGGCGGACGAGGGCGTGGTGGCCCGCATCGACCCCGACGCGCTGCGGCAGGTGCTGCTGAACCTGCTGGACAACGCGGTGAAGTACGGCCCGCCGGGGCAGACGGTGCGCGTCCGCGCCGAGCTGCGCGGGCTGGCGCTGCGCATCGCCGTGGACGACCGCGGCCCCGGTGTGCCGTGGGAGGAGCGGACGCGCGTGTGGGAGCCGTACCGCCGCCTCGCGCGCGATGCCGAGGGCGCGACGGGCGGCAGCGGGATCGGGCTGGCGGTGGTGAAGGACCTGGTGGAGCTGCACGGCGGCCGCGCGGGCGTGGGCGAGGCGCCCGGCGGCGGCGCGCGCTTCTGGGTGGAGTTCCCGTACGCGATGCACGCCGGCCCGGCGCCCGAGCCCGCCGCCGCCCACGTCGCGGGAGCCGCGCGATGA
- a CDS encoding DEAD/DEAH box helicase: MSDETEIAGVAEEETAQAAGFGDLGLAPELLAALDALGYEEPTPIQVQAIPLLLEGRDVIGRAATGTGKTAAFALPLVQRIDPEGGVQALILAPTRELAVQVAEATHRYGSRRGIRVLAVYGGQAIDRQLRELRRGVHIVVGTPGRILDHIRRRSLDLSRVCNVVLDEADEMLDMGFIEDIDTILEETPPERQTALFSATFPPRIQELADRHMREPVRVTVRQEKLETPLVRQVAYVVPRPYKLEALTRILDLEAPTSAILFCRTRNEVDELTEALQVRGYRPEALHGGLNQAQRDRVMKKFRDGTADLLIATDVAARGLDVEHVSHVINYDIPQTPEVYVHRIGRTGRAGREGTAITLAQPREQFLLRGIEREVRQPIERARVPTVADLRARRLELMRAALVETLEGEDDYEAYREAVILPLSEQFDPLDIAAAATKLAADATRGEEPENEVEIPQWDERRPPRDRERGARDEGRGPRGRQDRFDGGGPPRGRRPDGGGRGGMTRLFISVGRRRGIRPGDIVGAIAGEARIPGEGIGAIEIADQFTIVEVANEFADQVLRAMSNATIKGRPVSIRPARES; the protein is encoded by the coding sequence GTGTCGGACGAGACGGAAATCGCCGGGGTGGCGGAAGAGGAGACCGCGCAGGCGGCCGGGTTCGGTGACCTGGGGCTGGCCCCCGAGCTGCTGGCCGCGCTGGACGCGCTGGGGTACGAGGAGCCCACGCCCATCCAGGTGCAGGCCATCCCCCTTCTCCTGGAAGGCCGCGACGTGATCGGCCGGGCGGCCACGGGAACGGGGAAGACGGCGGCCTTCGCCCTTCCCCTGGTTCAGCGCATCGACCCCGAGGGCGGGGTGCAGGCGCTGATCCTGGCCCCCACCCGCGAGCTGGCGGTGCAGGTGGCCGAGGCCACGCACCGCTACGGCTCGCGCCGGGGGATCCGCGTGCTCGCGGTCTACGGCGGGCAGGCCATCGACCGGCAGCTGCGCGAGCTGCGGCGCGGCGTGCACATCGTGGTGGGCACGCCGGGGCGCATCCTGGACCACATCCGCCGGCGCTCGCTGGACCTGTCCCGCGTCTGCAACGTGGTGCTCGACGAGGCCGACGAGATGCTGGACATGGGGTTCATCGAGGACATCGACACCATCCTCGAGGAAACCCCGCCGGAGCGGCAGACGGCGCTCTTCTCGGCCACCTTCCCGCCGCGCATCCAGGAGCTGGCCGACCGGCACATGCGCGAGCCGGTGCGCGTGACCGTCCGCCAGGAGAAGCTGGAGACGCCGCTGGTCCGCCAGGTGGCCTACGTCGTCCCCCGCCCCTACAAGCTCGAGGCGCTGACGCGCATCCTGGACCTCGAAGCTCCGACGTCGGCCATCCTCTTCTGCCGCACGCGCAACGAGGTGGACGAGCTGACCGAGGCGCTGCAGGTGCGCGGCTACCGCCCCGAGGCGCTGCACGGCGGGCTGAACCAGGCGCAGCGCGACCGGGTGATGAAGAAGTTCCGCGACGGCACCGCCGACCTGCTGATTGCCACCGACGTGGCGGCGCGCGGGCTGGACGTGGAGCACGTGAGCCACGTGATCAACTACGACATCCCGCAGACGCCCGAGGTGTACGTGCACCGCATCGGGCGCACGGGGCGCGCGGGGCGCGAGGGCACGGCCATCACCCTGGCCCAGCCGCGCGAGCAGTTCCTGCTGCGCGGCATCGAGCGCGAGGTGCGGCAGCCCATCGAGCGGGCGCGCGTTCCCACCGTGGCCGACCTGCGCGCGCGGCGGCTGGAGCTGATGCGCGCCGCGCTGGTGGAGACGCTGGAGGGCGAGGACGATTACGAGGCCTACCGCGAGGCGGTGATCCTGCCGCTCTCCGAGCAGTTCGACCCGCTCGACATTGCCGCGGCGGCCACCAAGCTGGCGGCCGACGCCACGCGCGGCGAGGAGCCGGAGAACGAGGTGGAGATCCCGCAGTGGGACGAGCGCCGCCCCCCGCGCGACCGCGAGCGCGGCGCGCGCGACGAGGGGCGCGGCCCGCGCGGGCGGCAGGACCGCTTCGACGGCGGCGGACCGCCGCGCGGGCGGCGGCCGGACGGCGGCGGGCGGGGCGGGATGACGCGGCTGTTCATCAGCGTGGGGCGCCGCCGCGGCATCCGCCCGGGCGACATCGTGGGCGCCATCGCCGGCGAGGCCCGCATCCCCGGCGAGGGGATCGGCGCCATCGAGATCGCCGACCAGTTCACCATCGTGGAAGTCGCGAACGAGTTCGCCGACCAGGTGCTGCGCGCGATGAGCAACGCCACGATCAAGGGCCGCCCGGTGAGCATCCGGCCGGCGCGGGAAAGCTGA
- a CDS encoding amino acid permease, whose protein sequence is MGLLSRKSVFDLQAEAGRGTLRRSLGPVNLTTLGIGSVIGTGIFVLTGTAASQNAGPALVVSMVIAALACALAGLCYAELASMIPVAGSAYTYAYATAGEIFAWIIGWDLMLEYALSASTVAVGWSGYFVSFLGDLGIRLPARLTAAPEVMVALPGGGTAHGVFNLPAACIVLLVSALLAIGIRESANTNTVLVVVKVAVLLVFVAAGAAYVRREHLTPFIPPNTGDFGAFGWSGVMRGAAVMFFAYVGFDAVSTAAQEAKNPQRDLPFGILASLAICTVIYILVATVLIGIVPYSRLNVPDPLAVGIDATGLTWLSPVIKISALFGLFSTMLVTLLGQTRIFFTMSRDGLLPAAFGRVHPRWRTPHVSTAITGSVVAVAAGLLPISVLSQLVSIGTLLAFVLVSAGVVMLRRTRPELERPFRTPGMPWVPALAIVACVAQMASLPAATWARLFIWLAMGMVVYFAYGRRRSRVAAQAAADAEPAVKHVARSEVRKCGSA, encoded by the coding sequence ATGGGGTTGCTGTCACGGAAGAGCGTGTTCGATCTGCAGGCCGAGGCCGGGCGCGGCACGCTGCGGCGGTCGCTGGGGCCGGTGAACCTGACCACGCTCGGCATCGGCTCGGTGATCGGCACCGGGATATTCGTGCTCACCGGCACCGCCGCGTCGCAGAACGCCGGGCCGGCGCTGGTGGTCAGCATGGTCATCGCGGCGCTCGCCTGCGCGCTGGCGGGGCTGTGCTACGCGGAGCTGGCGTCCATGATTCCCGTGGCGGGGAGCGCGTACACCTACGCCTACGCCACGGCGGGCGAGATCTTCGCCTGGATCATCGGGTGGGACCTGATGCTGGAGTACGCGCTGTCGGCCTCCACCGTCGCCGTGGGATGGTCGGGGTACTTCGTCAGCTTCCTGGGCGACCTGGGGATCCGCCTTCCCGCGCGGCTGACGGCGGCGCCGGAGGTGATGGTCGCGCTCCCCGGCGGCGGGACGGCGCACGGGGTCTTCAACCTCCCCGCAGCGTGCATCGTCCTGCTGGTGTCCGCGCTGCTGGCCATCGGCATCCGCGAGTCGGCGAACACCAACACGGTGCTGGTGGTGGTGAAGGTGGCCGTCCTCCTCGTCTTCGTCGCCGCCGGCGCGGCGTACGTCCGGCGCGAGCACCTGACGCCGTTCATCCCCCCCAACACCGGCGACTTCGGCGCGTTCGGGTGGAGCGGGGTGATGCGCGGCGCGGCGGTGATGTTCTTCGCCTACGTGGGCTTCGACGCGGTGTCGACGGCGGCGCAGGAGGCGAAGAATCCCCAGCGCGACCTGCCGTTCGGCATCCTGGCCTCGCTCGCCATCTGCACCGTCATCTACATCCTGGTGGCCACGGTGCTGATCGGCATCGTCCCCTACTCGCGGCTGAACGTGCCGGATCCGCTGGCGGTGGGGATCGACGCGACGGGGCTCACGTGGCTGAGCCCGGTGATCAAGATCAGCGCGCTCTTCGGCCTGTTCAGCACCATGCTGGTGACGCTGCTGGGGCAGACGCGGATCTTCTTCACCATGAGCCGCGACGGGCTCCTTCCCGCCGCGTTCGGGCGCGTGCACCCGCGCTGGCGCACGCCGCACGTGAGCACCGCCATCACCGGCTCGGTGGTCGCGGTCGCCGCCGGGCTCCTTCCCATCTCCGTGCTCTCGCAGCTGGTGAGCATCGGGACGCTGCTGGCGTTCGTGCTGGTGAGCGCGGGGGTGGTGATGCTGCGCCGCACGCGCCCCGAGCTGGAGCGCCCCTTCCGCACGCCGGGGATGCCGTGGGTTCCCGCGCTGGCCATCGTCGCGTGCGTGGCGCAGATGGCGTCGCTTCCGGCCGCGACCTGGGCGCGCCTCTTCATCTGGCTGGCGATGGGGATGGTGGTCTACTTCGCCTACGGTCGCCGCCGCAGCCGCGTCGCCGCCCAGGCCGCTGCGGACGCGGAACCGGCGGTGAAGCACGTCGCCCGATCGGAAGTGCGGAAGTGCGGAAGTGCGTGA
- a CDS encoding TetR/AcrR family transcriptional regulator, with the protein MPSESAVTESKEARRRAILDSAVRVFAEHGFFAARIRDIAAGAGVAEGTIYLYFDGKDDLLLTAFRDKVAEFVGSVRDVMPSHAPFEERLARFIGLQFENIQAEPALATVLLLESRQSSKFYGGAVRDVLRTYAQAIDELLASGVSEGAVRDGVDIPLARRMLIGLLEEIELEWLLGDRTRPLPPLAPKVAATFYRGLEP; encoded by the coding sequence ATGCCCTCCGAGTCCGCCGTCACCGAAAGCAAGGAAGCCCGCCGCCGCGCGATCCTGGACAGCGCGGTGCGGGTGTTCGCCGAGCATGGCTTCTTCGCCGCACGGATCCGCGACATCGCAGCGGGGGCGGGGGTGGCCGAGGGCACCATCTACCTGTACTTCGATGGCAAGGACGACCTGCTGCTGACCGCCTTCCGCGACAAGGTGGCCGAGTTCGTGGGCTCGGTGCGTGACGTGATGCCGTCGCACGCGCCGTTCGAGGAGCGGCTGGCGCGCTTCATCGGGCTGCAGTTCGAGAACATCCAGGCCGAACCGGCGCTGGCCACCGTGCTGCTGCTGGAAAGCCGCCAGAGCAGCAAGTTCTACGGCGGCGCCGTGCGCGACGTGCTGCGCACCTACGCGCAGGCCATCGACGAGCTGCTGGCCTCGGGCGTCTCCGAGGGCGCGGTCCGCGACGGCGTCGACATCCCCCTCGCCCGGCGGATGCTGATCGGGCTGCTGGAGGAGATCGAGCTGGAGTGGCTCCTGGGCGACCGCACGCGCCCGCTCCCCCCGCTCGCACCCAAGGTCGCGGCGACGTTCTACCGGGGGCTGGAGCCGTAG